The genomic stretch cagctgcatgctagctcttttggctaattttggattttttttttgactaatttggagtttagctaatatcttagctagatgctagctgttttggctaatttaggcctttttaaaactgttttttaggctattttaaagtttagctactttttctgtgttggttaacctaagtttttctaggataatttggcatttagcaaatattttatctggctatcagctttagcgttttcaactatcagcttcagtgattttcagttatcaatttcagcatcttcagctatcagcactagcatcttcagtggccaaattcatcttacagcattctcactagcattattgcataaggtgtgtttttgatttgtgcagttgagtttgacacccctgatgtaaactGACTCTGATCTTCATGCTTGGTCATTGTGGTTCCTGACCGTAAGGCGGGTGATAGCAGTTACTCTCGGGGAACCCGTGGGGAATGGCAGTGGAGGACCAGGGCTCTTACCTTCTGGATGCCATCTGGGATGTAGTAATTGATGACTATAGTTTTATATCTCTCATATCCTGGTAAAGATGTTGGATCTATAGTGCAATTCATTTGGCCTCCTTCAGGTTGTGTCCCCTTTAGGACACCGTAGAGCTCCCCACAGACCGGACAAACTGGCTTATAGCTGAAGGCTTGTTCGACACAGTCTTTGCAGAACGAATGCTTGCACTGCagcttttttgtgtctttgggTGCCATCGGCTCCATGCAGATGGGACAAATCTCTTCACCTTGTCTGGGCAAAGAATTAGACGATCTGTCCCTCCTGCTGCTTGGACTTTGGCGCAGAGACTCTTCCAGTTTGGCAACATGAATGTAATGTCCAATCACAGTCACCGGCTTGGTCCCCTTAAACAACAGGAGAGGATAGTGCTGCTCCAGCTCAGATACATTCCTTGGGCTCAGATCTAGCGTTATCACTTTCAGATCAGAAGCTGTTCTCTGGTAAAAGGTGATGAATCTATGTCTCATACAGATCGGCTGTAAGCTGCTTACAGGTGAGGCTGGAGGTTTGAAGGTCACCTGGGTGGTGTCATTAGAGTTATGTTTAAAGAGAACATCCTGGCCCACGATTCTGTAGAgcttttctttgtatttctcttTCATGTAATCCAGTACAGTTGAAGAAACAACTACAGGCTGACattctggatgttttttatCGAGAAATTTCTCCAGGTCATAAAAGGGTCCTGTCAATACATAAAAGGACTTTTCTTTCCTCAAGACACGAATATTCCTGGGCAGATTGTGATCATTCAGGAAAGTGAGCGGGACAGTGAGTTGGATGTCTGTGATTAGCTGCAACACAGAGACAGAACAAGTTAACCAGTTATATCCTTTGTGAAGAATCAGAACTCAAAACCTCCATGATCATCAGTGAATCAAAGGTTAACTTTGATTTCTAAGGAACTCAGATCTGCAAACTTCGAGGATGCAACAATCAAGTCCATCGGGGACCAGAGTTAGATGCTGTTCCACAGATTTCTATTTCACAgccatttgtttttcttctgttgacatgtttgtgagCTGGTCCTTGCTGTTTTTCCCTTTGTAAAGGATTAGCAGGATATATATAAAAGTTGTATCTTAGATGTCGAGCTCACTGACGTCCTCCCacatcaaactaaaaacaaagaagaagtaAAGGCGAGCCCGGACAAAAACTTTTGCTAAATTTAGCAGGTTTTCCTATTTTAACCCAGGCACATGTACTACGGATAATAATCattgtttgaaatatttaaatgtttccacagttagtttcaataccacaattaataccaaaaaataatgaaaattaactttaactttttcatttaaactttaattcGGGCATTGGGGGATCGGGGTGGAGGCAAGGGAAAAATAGCATATTAACCattcttttctcagttttcGTTTTAGTattttctcaatggaagtctatgggagtTTGTCCTTGTTGAAACCATCCGggactttctgtttggaacaggggaggggaggggttgagaaGATGTATTTTACCTCAGAttcatgaaaagtaaaaatgtaaaaacaattttatttatgatttatttatttttactttccttctttttttgactGAGGGTAAAAAAGTGGGCGTGTGACGTTTCTTCTTTAGTGGTTGATAAAGTTAATTAGTAATCCTTTATTTTATGCTTTGCTCTAACTGCAAAAATAGTGGAAGTAATATCATTAAGAAATGTATCAAAGACTTTCAGTCAATACAGAAAGTAATCAATACTTGATGACTAATTCCAGCTAATTGGTCACTAAATAACTTTATGGGCGGTGACCTTTGAGCTGGAAAGACGTGACAGTATGAGTGTGTGGAACAGAATCATGATCGAGCCTTCTCTACAGTGTGTGGTTGTTTATTACTGCGCGACCCCGCGGTGCTCAGACCCGTCCGGACTGTAGCCTATCC from Oryzias melastigma strain HK-1 linkage group LG9, ASM292280v2, whole genome shotgun sequence encodes the following:
- the si:dkey-3h3.3 gene encoding E3 ubiquitin-protein ligase DTX3L; the protein is MELITDIQLTVPLTFLNDHNLPRNIRVLRKEKSFYVLTGPFYDLEKFLDKKHPECQPVVVSSTVLDYMKEKYKEKLYRIVGQDVLFKHNSNDTTQVTFKPPASPVSSLQPICMRHRFITFYQRTASDLKVITLDLSPRNVSELEQHYPLLLFKGTKPVTVIGHYIHVAKLEESLRQSPSSRRDRSSNSLPRQGEEICPICMEPMAPKDTKKLQCKHSFCKDCVEQAFSYKPVCPVCGELYGVLKGTQPEGGQMNCTIDPTSLPGYERYKTIVINYYIPDGIQKKEHPSPGQPYKGVSRTAYLPDSPEGRAILELLKQAFNQRLIFTIGRSSTSGKSNVVTWNDIHHKTSMHGGPSHYGYPDPAYLSRVREELQVKGIK